TCGCCGTTGAACCCGCAGAATTCCTCGTAGATCGCGGTGACCGCGTTCGGGTCGATCTGGCGGCGTTCCTGTTCCAGCAGCGCGGCCACGTGCTCGCGGCCCGCCGGGGTCAGGCGCAGTCCGGCCGGTGTGTTCGCACACCAGCCTCGATCGACGAGATCGGCGCACCGGCACACGGTTTCGTATTCCGGCCGGCCGAGGCTGGTAGCCACGGCTTCGGGTCGCACTCGTCCCTTGATGCCGATCAGCCGGAGTAATGCCAAATCGGGGTTGTCGGTGGTCGGCTGCGTCTGGCTGTCGAGCGGGGTGGTGCGCGGCAGAGCATCGGACGCAGGCAAGGTCCCTGCTGTCATCGCTCCATTGTCGGCCGAATCGATTGCCGATGAACGCCTTTCACCCGCGCCGGTTCGGGCCGCCAGGGCTGCGGGAAGTTCGCCCGGATCGACTGTGGCCCACGCCGCAAGGCGCGCCACATCGGCGATTACAGCCTGCTCCACCGGTTTTCCGGTGACCTCGCCGAGCAGGACCACCCCCGCTCCGCCGTCCACGGTGACGGTGCGTCCAGCCAGCGCGGCGACGACCCCGGGCCCGCAGCCGACCACGCACGGCCGGCCCAGCTCGCGGCTGACCAGCGCCGCATGCGAAGTGGCGCCGCCCAATTCGGTGACGACGGCGCGGGCGGCGATCATGCCGTGCAGGTCGTCGGGGCTGGTGGTGACGCGCACCAGGATCACGTCCTCGCCGGCGGCGGCACGGGTTTCGGCCTCGTCGGGGTCGGTCACGACCACACCGGCAGCCAGGCCGGGACAGGCGGATTCGCCGCGCGCCAGCGGCATCGCCCCGGTATCGGTCCCGGACTCCGGACGCAGCACGGTCCGCAGCTGCTCGGGGCTGACCCGGCGCAGCGCCGTCTCGGAATCGATGAGACCTTCGTCGGCCATCGCGACCGCCGCCCGAACCGCGGCCCGCGCAGAACGTTTCGCCGGACGCGCCTGCAACAGCCACAGCCGCCCGGCTTCCACCGTGAACTCGATGTCCTGAATATCGCGCCCGTCGCGTTCGAGCAGCGCGGCGGCGGCCAGCAACTGGGAGTGTGCCGCGGGCAGCATGGTCGCCAGATCGTGCAGCGGCCGCGGTGTGGTCCGTCCCGACACCACGTCCTCGCCTTGCCCGCCGACCAGCCATTCGCCGAACGGTTGTGGCGCACCGGTATTCGGATTGCGGCTGAACAGCACCCCGGTCCCGGAGTGTGCGTCGAGATTGCCGAACACCATGGCCTGCACCGTG
This DNA window, taken from Nocardia sp. XZ_19_385, encodes the following:
- a CDS encoding pyruvate, phosphate dikinase, with product MTTGVGPVELPDHTDQVNAPSVAELDGTCALPRERIGGKAWSVDHMRALGLPVPPAFVLTTEAWAEFGARGALSETVWAGVRDGIAALERGTGRTFGAATKPLLVSVRSGAAVSMPGMMDTVLNLGMNTAAERALLAETGSPSYASDTHRRFLAQYREIVLGDPRAEVPEDPWEQLRGAITAVFRSWDSARAKAYRRNRGVSDQLGTAVTVQAMVFGNLDAHSGTGVLFSRNPNTGAPQPFGEWLVGGQGEDVVSGRTTPRPLHDLATMLPAAHSQLLAAAALLERDGRDIQDIEFTVEAGRLWLLQARPAKRSARAAVRAAVAMADEGLIDSETALRRVSPEQLRTVLRPESGTDTGAMPLARGESACPGLAAGVVVTDPDEAETRAAAGEDVILVRVTTSPDDLHGMIAARAVVTELGGATSHAALVSRELGRPCVVGCGPGVVAALAGRTVTVDGGAGVVLLGEVTGKPVEQAVIADVARLAAWATVDPGELPAALAARTGAGERRSSAIDSADNGAMTAGTLPASDALPRTTPLDSQTQPTTDNPDLALLRLIGIKGRVRPEAVATSLGRPEYETVCRCADLVDRGWCANTPAGLRLTPAGREHVAALLEQERRQIDPNAVTAIYEEFCGFNGELKEIVTAWQMKDAATPNDHADSAYDAAVLARLLGLHERVTPLVRWIGSIAPRLRPYPARFDEAVAKIQAGEHLWVARPIIDSYHTVWFELHEDLIGLCGLTRAEEAAAGRAH